CTGCCCCTATCATCTGCACTATAATTACAATCATTGGTGTCCTGCAATTTGGAACTCACAGAAGTCCTATCAGATGGCACAGTTACATCCATCCAGCTAAGGTCCTCACCTTCAACGGCTCCTCCATCCTCCACCCAATCTCCCACATTGGCATTTATGGCTTCTATGCATATTGGGTCATTTGAACCTCTCAAACGCCTGGCCCTACTTGATTCTGATCGCCTGTTTGCagaaagggcaaaaaaaaaaaaacttacttttaaaatcatggactACAAGCACTACCAACAACATATTAATATACCAAAAGTTTTGTATGTAGGAATGGAATAGAATCAAGGGCAATGGAATTAATATATCACTTCATTTTGTCATATTGTCCGCTCAAATTTTTACTATCACATTCCTTTCCTACTTTAAGAAGATATTACAGAAGGCAGGATTGTGAAAGATGACTAGGAGTAAGATGTTTCCAGAGGAGAAGAGGGCATTGCCATTAAGCTACAAGACGAAAAACTGTAGCAAGTTATGAGGATGTGATAGCAAAAGATAATCAACAGCAAAGGCATTAGTAAAGGATCCAGAATAGTGCAGAAAGAAGGAATCTTAGGAGGTTTTTCCAGGAATCGATTTGGCTTCATCGGCTATTCATTCCAAGTGAGAGTAATCGAGGCACCAAGGGGAATCACCATAGTTGACTGTTACTGGAAGGAAAATGAACAACATGTCGGAATCCAGCAGTGCCAGTTCTATATCAGTGTGGTTCTGAGGGTCATTTAGCATCTTAGTAGAGCGTCCCTAGTCTAAGCATCTAGTCAAGCAATTACAGTCAAGAGTATGACACAGGCCAGGCTGACTAGGGGGAGGAAATCAGGGAACtgatttagggttaggggttgAAAACTAGGTGGGATTAGGGCTAGAAATTCAGGTGTAATTTATAGACAATTAATCAAAGTAGCAGGGATAAGAAGGCATAAAACTATTAGCATCACACTCGTAGGTTCTAGGAGTCATTCTGGGGAGAAGAAAGTCTCTCACTAGGACTTTAAGGCTTCACAACAAAAGCAGATAATTATTCATTCAAAACAAATAAAGTCAATGCAAAGCTTATACAGAACTCTTGCTGGCTTAACCATGAAAACAATTCATATGAGGCATCGAAACTAAACTAATCTTGGCCATAAATAACTCACCAAATAAAATTAAAGATTCCAAAATGACTCAAGATAAATACCCAAGGTACCCCTAAAATGGGGCTTGGGTATTGTGAACAGTAACTGTCACTCAACATTGAACACTCATATCAATCCTCTACCATCATCCCCCCAAATCAAATTTTTtagttcataattttttttcctttttagctTCTCTTCATAGCATCAGAATATTTCTCTATACCTATTTCATTCCAGAACAGTAATAGAAGGGTCCATTTAACTCACGGAATATCTCCTCAATCTTGAACGACTAAACTACTGACAAAATTCAACAGATTGATTAGCACTACATGGAATTATCAAAAACTGAAATGTTTCCAGTGACAAGCCAGATAAATACTCTTGTTAGAAAATAACTTGGTGGAGAGACAAAGGTACCTCTCCTCAAGATGCAAGTTATAGTGCACAAATATGAGATCATTCAGCCTCTGGTGCTCCAAGCGGTTCCTCCTCTTCAAATGGATGCGTTCAAACATGCTCCAATTTCTTTCACACTGGACAATGCTGCAGGTTTGACTTAGAACCCTAACAGCCAACCGTTGAAGATCAGGATAATCAGCTGCATATAGTGACCACCAAGTAGCTGCAAACATAAAAAGTACCCACTATTTATAACAAGAAAAGAATAAAAGATTGGAACACCAAGAAAAAAAAGTGCTAACCTGGGGGCAATGACTCTCGGCCACGTAGTGCCACAGGTCGACTAAAATCCCCTACAGCATTCTCATAGAAATTTATGTGGCTTGTAATCATAACCTGGGCAGTTAAGTTGGGCTCCAAGGTCTCAATGCAGTCAAGTAAACCCTTCTGAATGACCTTGTTAGTGGTAAAGCTAGGATTATAGAAGATGGATGGGTTAAGAAAACAAGCAGCAGCATGAAGTGGACTATGGAATTCCTCTTGCCAGATACGATCAATAACCTTCAAATATGGTAAGTAATCAGACTCCTTATTGTTAAAAGTCAAAATGATGCTTTTCTTCGCTTTTTCCACAGCATCATAAATATATCCCATAGATGGTCTCTCTTCAGAGTCAAAAAGGTTCAAAACATTAAGCAGGGGTTTTGTGACCTTCAGAGCTCTGTTGCACAATGACCAGAAAAGTGGGTCCACTACAATCTCTGCCACCTCAAGCCCCGCCTTTTGCTTAGAATAGCTTGACTGCATCCAAGTGGAACAGGTAAACATCTGATGGAGAGCATCCTTTAAAGATGCAATACTTTGCAGCGTCAAGAAGTTGGATGCATACCTTGTTGTAGCAAGCTGAATAATATCTCTTCCACCTGATTTACTCTTCATCAAATTCAGGACCCAAGTATGGTTATATATGAACTGAGTTACTTGTTTGGCCTTTTCATGTACATCCTTCATTTCATCCAGTTTTCCAATGTATTCAAGCATTAAATCAATACAATGTACTCCACAGGCACTCCAGAAAAAGGTTTTGTACTTGTTCATCAAGAGTTTTCCGGCTGCTTTGTAACTGGGTGCAGTATCCGTCACAAAGTTGACAATATTTTTATGCCCTACCTCCTGAACAATGCTGTCAAATAAATTGAAAAGTTCCTCAGAAGATTTCGTAATGTCTGATGCATCGACAGATTTGAGGAATGCAGTACCCTTTGGACAGTAAGCAAAAAAATTTATAACTGTACGACCAGTACCATCTTTCCATCTATCAACCATGACTGTACACCCAGTCAACTCCCAAGATTTTCTAAGTTCTTCACATAGTTCCCCTGCATCTTGAACACTTCTTCTCAATAAGTTTCCCCTCAAAGACTGGTAAGATGGCATCTTATAACCAGGGCCTACAGCGGCAATGGCATCAGCCATTTGTTGGAAATAATATGAATTAGCTACACTAAATGATACACCAGCATCATAAATAAATCTTGCAACCGCCATATCTGCACGATCTATGCTCTCTTGGGATGTGAAATTCTGGTTTACATGAGGCTGAGCAATAGGCACAGCAGTTAGACAATTTTGTTTCTTCTGTCTCTTTGCACTACTTGAGATTCCTTCAGAAACCTCTTTTCCCCTTCTCATCCCATGAGTGCCTCGAATGGAAGCTGTCTTAAGGTTCTGCTGCACACCATCAACATCTTCTTCTCTATTCTGAAAGTGGGAAGCTGAGCTTTTGCCACTCTTAATTCCTTTCTGCCGCTTTAGCTTTTCcaaaactttaaaacctaaatgTTGTTGGATTTCCACTTTAACCTCCTCAGGTACTTCTTCACATGGAGCAACATTCCCCCTTTCCCCAGCTAAATGTTGCTTTAGTCTTGAAATTCCACCACCAAGAATAACTTTGTGACAGTATTTACACTTAATCTTTTGCCGACCTCCATTCACCATTATACCATGTGCCCAACCAGGATCAGTGGCTCGGGGAGGTGCCATACCCTAGtaagaaattcaaaattcaaaggaATATATACAAAAGGTCATACATTTAACATCCGGAACAATACTTCTGAAAAATTGAGAGTGAATAAAAAAGAGTCCTATGGCATTCAGGGTCTCAGGAGCAAATGAAAACAAGCTGGTTGAGCAAAACTACCAAGTCAATAACATATGCAAATGCATCAACCTCACTTCACAACATTCTTGTATTCAGTGGCATGGAAAGCATCAAATAACTCTCGAGTCTCCAATGTAAGCTGCTCCCCATTTGATTTGATGTAGTAGAACCACaaccaaaattttctttttgggggaaaaaaagtgaaaaaatgaATGAGAATGAACACAAACAAAAGATCAAGCAGAAAAATTTTAGAACTTGAGGAAAAAGCTAAATCCACCATGTTTTGAGAAGCAACCCATAGCAAGGAAGTAAGGATGCAAGGATAATATGGGAAATGGATTTTATAAAAGTTAATAATGGTGATATTCACatacattcaaaaaaaaaaaaaaaatgtttcatGGAGTAAGTGGTGTAAACTAGTGTACCCTAAAGTTGAAACAAATTAAGGCAGGCAACATTTTCCAACTATGTAAACTTGAATGCCATATATTTTCACAATTGTACCAAGCATATGAGGGCTAATATATAAGTTATAACATATTCAAGCCTTAAAAATATGAATGCAAAAATGAGGCATGTACACAAAAATTCCACTGGTACAAGAAACATATTTGACTCAAGTTGAAGACACAAAAAGGACAAAGGCTGGCTAAAATAAAATGGATCAAGATATTAAGAAAAGATATGATTAATTGATTTAAGTGAGTTGGTAGAAGTGAATGTACGACTTTTTTTGGCGCTGCTAAGGCACCTAAGGTACTATAAAAGGAGAGAACAAATGTGAACAAAACGAAATTACTTTTGTCATACAACTCGTGTTTTGCCAACAGCTTCTCCTGAGGTGCAACAAGAAGGATATTGAAACACAGCTAATGGGTTTATGCTTGTAAGATAGTAGAGGAAAAGAGGCTCATTAGTTATGGCGACAAGAGCAAGCTCAAAAAAGGTAAAATCGAGCTAGCAAATTTCAAGGGTTCTATTAATTACAATGTGTCATGAGCCAAgctttagggcattatgcttgcctatgacctcTTACCTTGTGTGCATGAGATGggttaccatcatgtaaataaTGGTATAGGTTTTATGCTTTGAGTTTGGGTAAGCTTTGGTGTATAGGATGAAAGTATAACTCATTGgacactttgatgtttcctagtgccaaagcTAAATAGCATATGAAATTCTTTAGGGAGGGTTAGTGTTCATGAATCTTGAaaaactcactagcatttgtTAACCATGTTTAGTCTACTTGTTGAGTTGCTTCCCTCGGTAAAAACAcgtgttaatgaattgcgttgcttcaatgtttgcCGCTTGCTTGCCATTATTTTCATGAATTGCTTACTACTTCTGCTTACTTTACATTCAACGGTTATCaatgtgttcttgtggtaaaCCACAGTAATAtttggctgactagttaagcaagagtgctttaactagtgCCGCACAACCCTTCAAAAGGTGTAAAATATTTGGCCcatgacagttggtatcaaaACTTTGTTACTTGACAGTCAACCGGAGCAGCGCAACCTAACAGAAGAGAAGTTGAAGTCATCCTTGCAGACAAAGAGTTCACAtcatcaaggaagaagcggcacaagttcttagtgaagtggaaagggcTTGGAGACGAATAAATTAGCTGGCAAGCTCTTTAGGGAAGGGTCGGTGTTCATTAATCTTGTAAACTCACTAACATTTGTTAACCacgtttagcctacttgcctccctcgctaaacacacgtTGCTTACAAAGGTATAGTTAATGAATTGTCTCGTTTCAATGTTTACCGCTTGCTTGCCATTTATTTTCATGAATTGCTTATTACTTCCGCTTACTTTACATTCAACTGCTATGAATGTATTCTTGTGGTAAATCGAAGTAATCTTTAGTTGATTAGTTAAACAAGAATGGTTCAGGTATTGCCACACGGACCTACACAAGAAGTGAAATATTCAACCCGTAACAATTGGTGTCAGAGTTTGATTACTTGCTATGTGAATTCAGCTGCTTTCATTGTGGGATTGTGTAAAGCATTGGTAAGAGACCATGCCAACCAACATCGATAAAATTGAAGCACTAGGGGCACAGGCTGATACAACCACTATGTGGCCATAGAGATGATCAAACTTGCTGAATATGTTGATGCTTTGAAGAGAtcataaaaacataaacaaaatcctATGATAGAGATGTAAGAGGACCTCCACCATATGGTAGAAACTTTAAAGGCTCAAACGGCGAGTTGACTGCCAAAATGAACCTAATGGTTCTTGCTAAGGGAAAGTCCAATTCTATGGAGTATGGAGGAACCAAGGTGCCAAAACGTTTGGGAGTACCCGTGATGCTAGGaagttggagaacttcttattTGACATGGGACGGTACTTCTACGCAATGAAGACCAACTCAGAACATGTGAAAGTAACCACTGCAATAacgtacttggttggtgatgttAAACTGTGGAGGTATACCAACAATGAAATTGATAATGGACATTGTGTAGTTGATTGTTGGATGGACTTGAAGAGAAAGCTCAAGGCCCaatctttcctgagaatgttgagtataatgttCAACGTAAACTAAAAGACCTTAAGCACACTGGTTCAATCAGAGCGTATGTGAAAcagttttctgctttgatgttggacatctgggacatgtcaaagaCAAATAAAAGGGTTGAAATCGTGGGCAAGGACGAAACTTTATTCACAAAAAGTTCAAGACTTGCCTACCACACAAGTTGCTGCAAAATGCTTTACTGACTACGCCTGAGAGAGTTCCACAACATCCAAGGAGTGGTGTGGGTGGAAATAGCAGAAAGTCACAAACCCAAAAGTGGGAGAGCTAACACCAAGGCATCAGCTTCAAAATAAGTTTCATCATCTTGATCATTCAACACACCATGCTTCT
This region of Malania oleifera isolate guangnan ecotype guangnan chromosome 10, ASM2987363v1, whole genome shotgun sequence genomic DNA includes:
- the LOC131166338 gene encoding uncharacterized protein LOC131166338, translated to MAPPRATDPGWAHGIMVNGGRQKIKCKYCHKVILGGGISRLKQHLAGERGNVAPCEEVPEEVKVEIQQHLGFKVLEKLKRQKGIKSGKSSASHFQNREEDVDGVQQNLKTASIRGTHGMRRGKEVSEGISSSAKRQKKQNCLTAVPIAQPHVNQNFTSQESIDRADMAVARFIYDAGVSFSVANSYYFQQMADAIAAVGPGYKMPSYQSLRGNLLRRSVQDAGELCEELRKSWELTGCTVMVDRWKDGTGRTVINFFAYCPKGTAFLKSVDASDITKSSEELFNLFDSIVQEVGHKNIVNFVTDTAPSYKAAGKLLMNKYKTFFWSACGVHCIDLMLEYIGKLDEMKDVHEKAKQVTQFIYNHTWVLNLMKSKSGGRDIIQLATTRYASNFLTLQSIASLKDALHQMFTCSTWMQSSYSKQKAGLEVAEIVVDPLFWSLCNRALKVTKPLLNVLNLFDSEERPSMGYIYDAVEKAKKSIILTFNNKESDYLPYLKVIDRIWQEEFHSPLHAAACFLNPSIFYNPSFTTNKVIQKGLLDCIETLEPNLTAQVMITSHINFYENAVGDFSRPVALRGRESLPPATWWSLYAADYPDLQRLAVRVLSQTCSIVQCERNWSMFERIHLKRRNRLEHQRLNDLIFVHYNLHLEERRSESSRARRLRGSNDPICIEAINANVGDWVEDGGAVEGEDLSWMDVTVPSDRTSVSSKLQDTNDCNYSADDRGSDYIKGIDGSDDL